The region GGCAGACAGCGAATGTCTGGCTGACGTCGTTTACAAGGACCGGCTGAGGGTTCTTCTCCCCTTTCTGGATGCTGATCCATTTGAAGAGGCGGCGCGACATGGCGCTGCCACGCCTCATTTCCCACTGAAGCTATTGACCGTGGGCATGATGCGTGACGGCGACAAAACCCGCTCCTACGAAGTCCTGGCCGACGCACTTGCCCGCGTTAGTGACCTGCCATGGGAACTGACCATCATCGGCGATGGCCCCAATCGCGAGAGCATTCTGGCGCGCTTTCCTGAAACCCGTGTCCGCTGTCTCGGCGCCATGGAGCCGGAAGATCTTCCGGACCTTTATGCGGCCCATGATCTCTTTGTCTGGCCAGCCATCCGCGAAGCCTTCGGATTTGTGTTCCTCGAGGCACAGGCCGCAGGCCTCGGCGTCGTCGCCGGAGACACATTTGGCGTTCCCGACATTGTCCGGCATGGCGAGACAGGTCTGTTGTCTCCAGAAGGTGACGCAAAAGCCCTTGCCGCCAATCTGCGGCAGGTTCTTGAAGCACCTGAACGAGCCAAGACCCTCGGCGATTCCGCCCGAGCCCATATTGCGGCCAACCACAGGCTGGAGGCTGGTGCCCGGCGCCTCGACGCCATGCTGGAAGCGGCTCTAGACCAACGGTGGGACCGCACGCCCTCGCCGTCCCGTCCAGCAATCGTTCCGGACCAGACATGACGCATTCGGCATTCATTCATGTTCAGCATCTCCTGGGCACAGGCCACGCAGTGCGCGCCGCTGCCATCGGCAAGGCGCTGGCGGCCCGCGGTGTCGACGTGACCCTGGCAACCGGCAACCTGTTGCCACCAACCCTGGACACCACTGGCCTCAAGGTCGTGCAATTGCCGCCGGTGAAGAGCCCGGACGCTGCCTTCAACCGGCTGGTGACGCCGGAAGGTGATCCGATCGACATCGCCTGGGAGGAAATGCGGACGGCGGCGACATTGGACGCCTTTGCAGCGCGGCCCTATGACCTGCTTCTGACCGAAACCTATCCGTTTGGGCGCCGTCAGTTCGAGTTCGAGCTCTCTGCGCTTCTGGAGGTCGCACGGGGGCGTGACAGGCCGCCGCTTGTCGCCACATCCATCCGGGATATTCTCGTGCGCAAACAGGAGCTTTGGAAAGAGGAATGGATGGCTGATCAGGCCGTGAAGTTCTACGACCGGATCCTGTGCCACGCCGACCCGGATTTCGTTCAGCTGTCCGACAGTTTCCCCTTTGCCGACAAGGTCGAGCATCTGCTGCGATACACGGGCTTTGTCGGCGGCGGCAAGCGCCCCGTCCCGCCCGATGGTGTGGGCGAGGATGAAGTGATCATTTCCTGCGGTGGCGGGGCTGTCGCCGAAGGACTGTTGATGGCAGCTCTCGAGGCCCGCCCCCTCTCCCGACGCGCTGAAGACACACAGTGGCGGATTTTGGTCGGCCACGACATTTCCGAAGACGCCTTCCAGACCTATCGCAAGAGCACAGGCGACGGATTGATCGTGGAGCGCGCGCGAAGGGACTTTCCCGGGCTTTTGGAACGGGCGCGGCTGTCTGTTTCTCAGGCTGGCTACAACACGGTGCTGGATGTGCTCATTGCCGGCGTCCCGGCGGTCTTCGTGCCCTTTGCCCAGGTAAAGGAAACCGAACAGACCCAACGGGCCAACGCTCTCGCCGCTCATGGCCGGGCGGTCGTCACACCGGAACAGAACCTGACGCCGGAGCGGCTCGCCGCGGCGATCGACGACGCACTTGCCCTGCCCCGATCGTCTCACCAGGTTTTGCTCGGCGGCGCAGAAAAGAGCGCTGATATCCTTCTGGAAGACCTGAAGGCGCACGCTGCATGAGTTCAGATTTTGACCGTTTCCAGGCTGAGCTGATCGCCCATCTCGACTGGTTTGCCGAACGTGGCAAAAAGGTTCGCTTCTGGTGGCGCGATGATGATGCGATTGAGCCGACCGAGGATCTCGACCGCCTGCTTGCGATCGCCAATGCCCATGACGTTGATGTCGCCCTCGCGGTCATTCCCAAACATGCGACGGAAGCCCTTGCTGAACGGCTGAAGGATGAGCCTCATGCGATCGTGCTGCAACATGGCTTCCAGCACAAGAATTTCCAGCGCAAGGACCTGGGAGAGAAGGCTGGCGAACTGGGCTCACGCCGCGATCCGGATCAGTTGATCGCAGAACTTACCGAGGGCAAGGCGCGTCTTGAAGAGCTCTTCGGCGATAGCTTTGTGCCGGCCATGGTCCCGCCCTGGAACCGAATCGCGCCCGAGATCTCGCGCCGCCTGCCCGGCATCGGTCTCGATGGCTTGTCGACCTTCACCTGGCATCATTTCCCCCGTCCGGGGCAGGTACAAAGCCACGTCGACATTATCAAGTGGAAGAAAGACCGCCGCTTCATCGGCTGGAACAGCGCCCGCCTGCGCCTCGACCTGCAGCTCTGCCGCCGCCGCACAAATCCGGACGAGCCGCTTGGAATTCTCTCCCATCACCTCGCCCATGACGAGGGCTGCTATGAGTTCCTCGACCGCTTCCTCGACATCGCCGCCCACCATCCCGGCGCGGACTGGCCGCGGGTGAAGGATCTGTTTTCGAAGTAGCGCTTTTTCTTCCGACCACGCCATTCAATCTCCCTCGTGATGGGGAGGTGTCTGCGCATGCAGACAAGAGATGTGATGAAGGCCCTCCTCTGCTTGATCAAATCCACGTGGCAGCTCTTGGCCCGGGAAGTGAAATGATCCTAAGATCAGTGTCCCGCCATCGCTTCCTTCGGAGCCTTCATGTCTTCTCACGACCATGATCATTCCCACGATCACAACCATTCAGAGCTCTCGCCGATTGAGCTGCGGGTGCGTGCGCTGGAAACGCTGTTGACGGAAAAGGGCTATGTCGACCCGCCGGCGCTGGATGAGCTGATCGAGACCTATGAGACAAAGATCGGCCCGAAGAACGGCGCGCGTGTTGTTGCAAGGGCCTGGAGCGATCCTGCTTATCGGGACCGGCTGATGAGCGACGCGACCGCCGCGATCGCCGAATTCGGCTTCACCGGCCGTCAGGGTGAACACATGGTGGCGGTCGAGAACACGCCGGACACCCACAACATGGTCGTTTGCACCCTTTGCTCCTGCTATCCGTGGACGGTGCTGGGCCTGCCACCGGTCTGGTATAAATCCGCGCCCTACCGCTCCCGCGCCGTGCGTGACCCCTCCGGCGTTCTGACGGAATTCGGCGTTCGCCTGCCGGAGAAGACCGGCATCCGCGTCTGGGATTCGACCGCGGAAGTGCGCTACCTCGTGATCCCCATGCAGCCGGAGGGCACCGAAGGTTGGAGCGAAGACCAGCTCGCCGAGCTCGTCACACGAGACAGCATGATCGGCACCGGGCTGGCGCTGTCACCGCAAGCTTTGGAGGCGGCCCGATGAATGGCGCGCAGGACCTCGGTGGCCAAATGGGCTTTGGACCGATCGAGCTGGAGGAAAACGAGCCGAATTTTCATGGCAAATGGGAAGAGCGGGCCTTTGCTATTACGCTTGCCATGGGCGCGACCGGCTCCTGGACGCTCGACACCTCCCGCTTCGCACGCGAGAGCCTGCCGCCCGCCATCTATCTCGGAACCAGCTATTACGAGATCTGGACAAGAGGCCTGGAAAAGCTTTGCCTACAGGCGGGGCTGTTCAGCGAAGACGAGCTTGCGAGCGGCCACAAGATCCAACCGCCCTCGCCAGTGAAGCGCGTGCTGAAGGCTGAGGATGTAGCGGCCACCCTTGCCAAGGGCGGGCCCGTGGACAGGCCGGAGCCAACCCCTGCCGCGTTCAAGATTGGTGAAAGGATCCGCACCAAGGTAATGCATCCGGAAGGCCACACGCGCCTGCCGCGCTATGCCAGGGGCTGCGAAGGCGTGATCGAAGCTGTTCACGGCGTTCACGTCTTTCCCGACACGAACGCGAGTGGGCGCGGCGAACAGCCAACTTGGCTCTATGGCGTCGCCTTCAACGGCCAGGATGTCTGGGGACCGGACAGCGACCCAAAGCTGAGCCTGCGCCTCGACCTTTGGGAGCCTTATCTTGACCGCCTGTGATCTCGTGGACGCTTCCCCCGCCATTCCCATCGGCGAGGACGGCCCGGCCTTTTCCGCCCCCTGGGAGGCAAAGGTCTTTGCCATGACCTTGAGCGCCTATGACACCGGGATCTTCACGTGGAAGGACTGGGCACAAACCCTTGGCGCCGAGCTGGCCAAGGACACGCCCGGTGCACCATGCAAGCCCTATTACGAACATTGGCTGACGGCCTTTGAAAAGTTGCTGGCCATCAAGGGCATTACCTCCCTCGACGATCTCGCCAAGCTTCAGGACGCATGGGACAAGGCGGCTCGCGCGACCCCCCATGGCGAACCGATCGCGCTCAAGAGCTGATTCACCTCCCGCTGATCAAGCGCCGACACCCAGAAACCGGCTAGAATTAGCCTTGAAATCATCAGCGGCAAAACGCACGAACCGGCGTATCCGCTCGACGTTTTTCAGGTCGGGATGTGTCAGCACCCAGATATCGAAGTAGCGGCTGAGTTCGAAGCCCGGAACACGCTCAAGCTCGGGGTCCGTGTCACCCAGAAAGCAGGGCATGCGGCCAATTCCCATTCCGGCCCTGACGGCAGACTGTGTTGCGATCATGTCATCGCAGACCACGGTCGTATGGGCATTTGGAAACCGAGCCCGAACCTCCTTTGGCGGCTGCTTGCCCCACCATTTGAACGAGACGCTCTCAATGGCCTCCGCGCTCGAACTGCTGGCAAAGGCTTCCGAGTGGCTGCGCAGATACTCCCGCGAGGCGTAGAAGGTCCTGTTTTGGCCCGTTGCTAGGCGGCCAAACAGGTTCTCGTCCGGCCGGTCCGTCACCCTGATGGCCACATCCGCCTCGCGCCGATGCAGACTGAGGATCTCGTTTGCGGCGTTCATTGAAAGTTCAATACGCGGGTGAAGCCGGGCGAAGCGCGCCATGGTGTCGGCAAGGCCGGACTGGAAGATCAGCTGGGCTGCCGTGACCCGTAAGGGGCCTTCCAGTTCAGTATCCTGAGCGGTGATACGCGTATCCAGACTGTAGAGTTCAGCCTCGATCCGCCGGGCGCTCTCGACCGCCTCGCTGCCTGCGGGCGTGGGCGTCAGCCCATCCGGCAAACGCTCGAACAGACGAGTGCCAAGCCCCTCCTCCAAGGCAGAAAGACGACGCGACACCGTCGTGTGATTGACGCCCAGCTTGCGCGCCGCCGCGGAGAGATTTCCGGCCGTGGCAACGGCCAGCACGAATTTCAAATCATCCCACTTTTCCATAGTGTGTATTATTGCACATGTTGCTTTCAAATTTCTGTAATTTTACACAGACCGATCTGCAGCTAGTTTCCTCATACCCGAAACCTGGAGATGACACATGACTGTTCAAGCCATTGCCCTGATCACGGTGACCGACAAGGAGACGCTCGGCAAATACCGCGAGGTCGCAGGTGAGGCTCTCGCCAAACACGGCGGCCGGGTGGCTGCCGCCGACCCGGCGCCCGCTGTCCTGGAAGCTGCCTTCGACGCACCGAACATCACCGCACTGCTCGAGTTTCCGACCGTCGAGGCCGCAACAGCCTGGCGCGAAGACCCGGCACTGGAACCAATCCACGCCCTGCGCAACACCGGTGGGAAATCCACCATTGTTGTTCTGCCGTCCTGATCAAAGCACGGCTGAAAATAAAAAAGGCGGCCCCAATGGCCGCCTTTTTCCTATTCTCAGATCTTTGGCTGCTCAGCGGACGGGCTTGAACACACCCCGTTCACGTCAAGACGTAACCGGCTTGAACAGTCCCCATTCAAATCAAGCCGTAACCGGCTTGACGAGGCGCATGCGCCAAGTGACACCTTTCTTGTCCGACACCAGCCTGTAGTCGTCCAGGACCTCCCAAGCGGCATCGTCGTCGGTCGCTTCCCAGAGCTTGGCAATCAGCTTGTTCGCGCCGCTTTCCGGCCGCTTGGGCGAATACATGGACAGCGCGATGACGCCATCATCCTTCAGGAAGGGCGCATAGCGCGTAACAACGGCAGTCGGATCTTCGGCGAAATGCAGAACCTCGTTGAAGACGATGGCCGAGAAACGCTCGCCATCCTGCGGTTCGAAGCTGTGCATGTCGCCGGCGCGAAGCGATGCGATCGACGGATCGACATTGGCGATCTCAAGTGCAGCCGGCGCGAGATCCATGCCGACATAGCGCTTGATGCCCATGGGCTGCAGGCGCTCATAAAGCAGGCCTTCGCCGCAACCGATGTCCAGAACCTCGTCCATGGAGTTGGTCAGGTTGAGCCACATGCCGATGATGCCGTAGCGGCCGCTTTCGGGCAGCGAGCGCAGGAAGGCCCAGCGGCCCGCTTCATATTCCTCGTCCCACCCTTCGGCGGTGCTGGCATTCTTCGACATAGGGTCTCCGATTGGCTTGCACCGCAGCTCAGACGCCGCGGCACCGATTCAAATTCGTCTCGGGATCACTTATAGGGATCGGCCGCGTCGCGCAAACCATCGCCGAGGAAATTGAACGCCAGAACCACGATGATGATCGGGATCACCGGCGCCATCAGCCAGGGATAGACCGTGACGACAGAGATGTTCTGCGCCTCGTTGAGGAGAACACCCCAGGAGACAGACGGGCGGCGAAGGCCGAGATTGAGGAACGACAGAGCCGTCTCCCCCAGGATCATCGAGGGGATCGACAAGGTCGCAGAGGCAATGATGTGACTGGTGAAGCCCGGCAACAAATGACGGGTAATCACGCGGCCCGGCTTGGCTCCCATCAACACCGCGGCTCGGGCGTACTCCTCTTCGCGCAGGGACAGAAGCTTGGAGCGGACTGCGCGGGCAAGGCCCGGCCAATCCAGAAGGCCGAGAATGATGGTCAGGCCGAAGTAGATCCAGACCGGTGCCCAGGTCACCGGAAGGGCCGCCGACAGCGCCATCCAGAGCGGCAGTTCGGGCAGCGAGCGCATGATCTCGATCAGCCGCTGGATCAGATTGTCCGCAATGCCGCCGAAATAGCCGGCGATCCCGCCGAAGAAGAGCCCAAGCACAATGGAGATCGCAACGCCGACAAGGCCGACCGTCAGGGACAGCCGCGCGCCGTAGATCAGACCCGAAAGCTGATCCCGCCCGAGACGGTCGGTCCCCAGCAAAAACAAAGTTCCCCCCTCGGCAGGGCAAACGAGATGGAAGTCGGCGGTGAACAGGTTCCAGAACCGGTAGTTTACGCCCCTGCAGAAAAAGCGAAGCTTCTGGACCTTGGTCTTGTCGTCGGTGAAGACCCACTTCAAGTTGGTCATGTCCACTTCGGACTTCATACCATACACGAACGGGCCGACAAACTTGCCTTCGTGGAAGAGATGCAAGGGCTGCGGCGGCGCATAGAGATGCAGGCTATCGCGGGTGTTCGGCGTGTAGGGTGCAATCTGCTCTGCAAAGGGAACACAGAGATAGAACAGGATCAGCACAACCCCGGACCAGACGGCAACCTTGTGGCGTTTGAACTTCCACCACATGATTTTCCATTGGGACGCCTGATAAAAGCGTTCCTGTTCGGCCGTCAGATCTTCGGTGGTAGCAGGATTGAAGGGAGCTGGGTCGACGTAATGTTCCACGGTGTTTTCGTTTTCCGTGCCGTTGCCGTTCATGTTCTTGCTCATGACGACGCCCTCCCGCCAAGACGAATGCGGGGATCAAGGACGGCCAACAGCAGATCGGACACAAGCATGCCGATCAGCGTGAGCACAGCCACAAAGAGCAGAATGAACCCTGAGAGGAACTGGTCCTGACTTTGAAGGGCCGACAGCAAAACCGGCCCGACGGTCGGCAGGTTCAACACCACCGACACAATCACGGAACCGGAGACCATGGACGGGATCAGGTTGCCGATGTCAGCGATGAACGGGTTAAGCGCCATCCGTAGCGGATATTTGGTCAGAAGCTTGCGCTCACTCAGGCCTTTGGCCCGGCCGGTCGTGACATATTGTTTGTGCAGCTCATCGAGCAGATTGGCCCTCAACCGCCGGATCATGGCAGCCGTGCCTGATGTCCCGATCACAATTGTCGGAACGATCAAGTGAGCGAGGATGGAGAGCGCTTTATTGAGGCTCCAAGGCTGGTCAATGTACTCAGGTGCCATCAGACCGCCAACCGACAGTCCGAACCATCTGTTGAACAGGTAGAGCAGGATCAATCCGAGCAGGAAGTTTGGAACAGCCAGGCCGAAATAGCCCAGCAAGGTGAAACCGTAGTCACCCCAGGAATATTGCCGGGTCGCCGAATAGATTCCGATCGGGAAGGAAACGATATAAACGAAGAGAATCGTGGCGAAATTCAGAAGGACCGTGAGCGGTAGCGTCGGACCGACCACGTCAGACACAGGCTTGTCGAATTCGAAGGACCATCCCCAATTCCCCTGGATCAGGCCGTCAAAGCCATGGGGGCCAGACCAGAGTCCCACCCAAATCAGATAGCGTTCGAAAAAGGGCCGATCGAGCGCGAATTCCTTGCGCAGGAACTCAAGCTTCGCAACCGAGGAGGATTCTCCGGTCGACTTCAAAGCTGCGATCTGGTTCGAAATGTAGTCGCCCGCCGGTAGCTCGATGATAAAAAACGTCAGGAAGCTGATGACAAACAGCGTCGGGATCATCGCCAAGATCCGGCGCGCTATATATTGCAACATTGAAACGTCCCCAGCTTCCCCGCACCCGCCTTTTCAGGCGCGGTGAGTCTTACATAAAATTCGGCCTTCCCGCTCCCAAATCAGGAACGGGAAGGCGCGTTCTTTTCAGCCTTATCGGGCCTTGTCGTTGAGGTAGAACTCATCCATCCGGTGAAGACCGAAATGAGCGCCCGGATCCCAGCCGTAAATCGCCGTCTGCGGTACGTTCTCCACGCCGTTGATGACAACCGGCTGAGGAACTTCGGACACCAGACCGATGCGAATCGTCTCCTCAGCATGAATATCAAGAATCTCGGTCCAGATCTTCTCACGCTCCTCCTTGGAGGTGGAAACGAGCCACTCGTCGTAGAGGGTCATCAAACGTTCGGCTGGTGCCCAATCAGGCTTCTCGCCACCCTCGCCTGACGTTTCATGATAGTCACCCCAAGCGTGCCACGAAAGAATGTCGCCATGGACGGGAACAAAGTCCGACGGCGGCATTTCGGAGGTCGGGATGCCGTTTTCAACGCCCCACCAGACCGACATAACCAAATCGCCGGTGATAGACCGCTCGCGTAGAATGTCACGCTGGCTCGGTTTGACGAAAAGCTTGATCCCGATTTCCTTCCAGGTCTCGGCAACGAGCTCCAATGCATCGTCCTGAACCTGTGCTTCACCAGACGTTTCGACGATGATTTCAAGCGGCCGTCCATCCGGCATCAAGCGCGTGCCTTCGCCATTGCGTTCTGTCAGGCCGATCTCGTCCAGTAGCGCATTGGCCTTTTCCGGATCGTAGCTTGCCCATTTTGTCAGATAATCTGCCTTGTACAGGGGACTTGCGCTGAGCACCGTGTCATTGCCTGACTTTCCGAGGCCGAAAAAGAGCGTCCGGTTGATCATGTCCCGGTCGATTCCAAGAGACAGGGCATGACGGAAGCGCGTATCACGCAACAGCTCGCGCCAGACAGGGTCCTTGACTGTCAGGTTCGGCAGGATCGAGATTTCAGAGCCCTTCGCATTCGCCCACAGAGCCGTCGTGTAGCCCTGGTTGGCTTCTCCCTGCTTCAACACGGTAATATCGGAGAAGGACAGATTTCGCGCCTGAAGATCGCTCTCGCCCGCCTGGGTCTTGGCGGCGATCAGCTTCTTGTCGGCAACGGTCATGATGACGTTATCGATATAGGGGAGCTGCTGGCCGGTGCTGTCGATGCGATGATAGAAAGGATTACGCTCGAGCACAAACCTGCGATCGCTTTCTCCGTCCCGACGCTTCCAAGGCTGCAGAGTCGGAATTTCCGGATTGCGAGCGTTGTACATATCGTCTTTTTTGTTGTGAAGCGGTGCCCAGCTTCGCGCTTTCACTTCTGCGGCGGCCTTTTCGATAAAGGCCGGATCACCGTATTTTTCATGAAACTGCTTCAGATAATGGGCTGGACGATAAATAAACGGCGGCCGTGCTTTGGCCAGCTCCGGCAGAAACAGCGGGTTCGGGTCATCCCAGGAAAACCGGACGGTTGTTTCATCAAGGACTTCGAATTTCGGGCCCTTGCCATTGACTGTCATGAACGGAGGCAGGCCCGACGGGTTCAGGCTCTCGTTCAGCGCGACGTCCTCAAAATAATAACGGATGTCTTCCGCGCCAAATGGTGCGCCATCAGACCACTTATGACCTTCGCGAGTGTTCAGCGTGAAGACCCGCCCATCCTCGACTTCAACGCTCTCTAGAATATCTGGAACAAGCTCCAGGGCCTCGTTGTAGCCGAGGAGACGGGCATAGCCCCACACGTTGATCAGACGAACGTCTTTCGAACGGCCGATCAAAGTATCTAGTGTACCACCATGTGTTCCGACAGAGCGGCCTGTCGCTGCCAAATCAACAATGAGGGGCTCGCTCGGAACGCGCTCGGCGACAGGCGGAACGTCTGCGTCGAGACCAGGTGTTTCCCTCAATTCCAGGGCAGCCGCCGAATTGGCGGCAAGTGAAGTGGCAACGAGCGCTGATGCACAGAGCCCCGTCCAGAAATTCATGCTGCAGTCCCCCTGAGAGCGCTCTGGGCCTCCACGCCCGGTGCGCATACAAAATGATCTTTTTCAAATTCAACAAGCGTCGGCTCAACGCCATTAACCAAACGGAAAGGCTCGGGCCACTGCGAGGGATCCGACGCCCGGCTTTCGCCAAGGGCGGCAAAATCGAGCGGCGTCTCAAGATCTGGCTCGGGAACGGCCGACAGAAGAGCTTTGGTATAAGGATGGAGTGGATTGGAGACGATCTCCCGGGTTTCCCCGATCTCGACGACACGTCCACGGCACATGACCGCAATGCGATCGGCGATATAGTCCACCACCGCGAGATTGTGACTGACAAACAGATAGGTCAGGTTCAGATCCCGCTTCAGATCCTGAAGCAGGTTGAGGATTTGGGCCTGCACGGAAACATCGAGCGCCGATGTCGGTTCATCGCAAAGCAGAAACTCCGGGTTGAGCGCGAGCGCCCTGGCGATGCCGATGCGCTGGCGCTGACCGCCGGAGAAGGAATGAGGATAGCGGCGCAGGAAACGAGCATCGAGACCGACCAGATTCATCAGGCTGCGTGCCCGCTCCGCCTGATCTTCAGGTGTGCCGATTCCATGGATCTGCAGTGGTTCGGTCAGGATATCGTTGACCGTCATGCGCGGGTTCAGTGATGAGAACGGATCCTGGAAAATTAGCTGCACGCGGCGCCGATAATCCATCAGGTCGCCACCGGACAGCTCCGCGATGTCGGTCAGACCCTCACCCCGGTCGTAAGAAACCTGACCTTCGTTGAGATCGATCGCCCTCAAAATCGCCTTGGCGGCGGTCGTTTTGCCCGAGCCGGATTCCCCCACCAGTCCCAGGCATTCACCACGCCGGATGGTAAGATTGATGGTATCCAGCGCCGTCAGCGTTTTTGGCGCTGTCCCGAACAGGCCCGCCTTGCGAAGATTGAATCTCTTGGTGGCGTTCTTCACCTCCACCAATGGCTTGCCGGGTTCCACCGTGCACTCGATCCGGCTCTTCTTCAGATCTTCGGCGTGGACCTCGATCGGGCGTATAGGCGCCAACCGCTCACTCTTGTCCATGTGAAAGCTTGGAACAGCCTTCAGTAGCGCTTTCAGATAGGCATGTTGCGGATCATTGAAGAGCTGCTGCGCCGTGCCCTTTTCCATAATGCGGCCATGATAGATCACCACCACCTCGTCGGCCATGTTGGCAACGACGCCAAAATCATGGGTAATCATCAGGATTGACATTTCCAGCTCTGACTGGACATCCTTGATCAGCTTGAGGATTTCCGCCTGGATTGTCACGTCGAGCGCGGTTGTCGGCTCATCGGCAATCAGGAGTGCCGGACGGCAGATCATCGCCATTGCGATCATGGCCCGCTGGCGCAACCCGCCGGACAGCTCAAAGGGGTAGGCATCAAGCGACTGCGCAGGGTCCGGGAACTGCACAAGACGAAGCATTTCGCGCGTCAACTCACGCGCTTCTGCGGTGCCAACATTGCGATGAAGAAGGGCGGCTTCGCCAATCTGGTCGCCAATCGTATGGAGCGGCGATAACGATGTCATCGGCTCCTGAAAGATGATTGCGATCTGATTGCCGCGCAGATGGCGCATCTGCGGGCCTTTGCGCTCGAGCTTGGTGATATCGACCGGCTGCTCCGTGCCGCGCGGGTCGTTCAAAACCACGCCACCTGATGTCACATGGGCAGAAGCGGGCAAAAGGCCCATAATTGTCTGTGAAATAACCGTCTTGCCGGACCCGGACTCTCCCACCAGCGCCACGGTCTTGTTCTGGGGAACGGTGAAAGAGACATCGTCCACCGCACGGACTTGACCTTCCGCAGTTTTAAAATCGACGGTCAGGCCGTCGATCGACAGAACATTCACAGCCAATCCCCTCTGCTGCGATTAATCGCTTTATCCAGAAGCAGTAAGCCTCTGTCATTGGGGAAAAGACAACCACAAATCCCAGTCACTTAGCAACGGAAAAGGCTGAAATAGGCGAAGTGTGACGCAGATCACATTCCGGCGACCAAGCGCGGAACCTGGAGCTTATTCAGCGGCGGTGGGGGATAACACATCCGAGGCGCCGGACGCGGCACAGAACGGATCAAGCTTCCAGACCTCAAGCGGCGTCGAACGCCCTCTTAGGGAGAACTCGCCAGCGTGTCCCTTTCCCGGCTCGGCGGGCAAGCGCGAAACGGTTTCGGCACTGGCCAGAATAACGACCTCGTCACCATCGCCAACTTCTCTGCCGAGGGTCTGAAGCCTCTCGGTGACATTAACCGTGTCTCCAACGACCGTGTAATTCCATCGGTCGAGGGCACCAACATTGCCAACCACGGCAGCACCCGTGTGAATGCCGATCCGCATGCACAGACGCTTCTCGCCGCGTTCTTCAGCTTGATCATTCACCTTCTGCAAGGCAGATGCGATGTTTCTCGCCGTGCGCACGGCGGCAGCGGCATGATCGGCTCTCGCATCCGGAGCACCCCAGAAGGCCAACATTCCATCGCCGATAAACTTGTCGACGGTCCCGCCCTCGCTCTCGACCGCCTCCACGAGAATCGCGAAGTGATCGTTGAGATAGCTCGCCGTCTCGCTGGCGCTCATATGTTCGGACAGGGCGGTAAAGCCAACGATGTCGGTGAAGAGAATGGTCAGCTCCGCCTCGCGCGCACCGGCTGCGTCCTTGCCACCAAGCCGCATCAGTTTGGCGAAGAGCGACCTGGGGACATAGGTATTCATCGCCCTCAAGCCATCCACCATGGAATTGAAGGCGACCGCAACCTGATCGAGTTCCTGGACACGGCTGCGCGGCAACGGCTCGACTTCATCAAGCGCCAGACTTCCCACGCGCTCAGATTGTTTGGCCAAAGCCTTCAGCGGCCTCGCAACGCGCCGGCCCATCCAAATCGCGATCAGAACCGCAATGATCAACGCACCCATGCCCACGGCAGCGGACCCAGTCAGCCGCCTCACCTCGCGCGAAATGGTCACCCCCCGGAAATACTCACCGATGATCCAGGGTTCGTCGGAATAGCCGGGGATCACCACATGCATCATGATGAACTCTTCATCAGCCGTCTCAATCCGCGACACTTCGATGCCGAGCTCGGCAGCTTTCTGAAAGCTCTCCAACCGATCGGCTGC is a window of Labrenzia sp. CE80 DNA encoding:
- a CDS encoding glycosyltransferase family 4 protein: MKIAFTAPMKPLDHPVPSGDRTMGRLIVQALESRGHDVRVASRFRSWSKDSGEDVQRAIRDEALAEADRVAGEWLAEGYRPDVFLTYHLYHKAPDWIGPTLADKFGIAYAIVEASRAPKRKTGLWAFGFEAADAALARADQVAALHKADSECLADVVYKDRLRVLLPFLDADPFEEAARHGAATPHFPLKLLTVGMMRDGDKTRSYEVLADALARVSDLPWELTIIGDGPNRESILARFPETRVRCLGAMEPEDLPDLYAAHDLFVWPAIREAFGFVFLEAQAAGLGVVAGDTFGVPDIVRHGETGLLSPEGDAKALAANLRQVLEAPERAKTLGDSARAHIAANHRLEAGARRLDAMLEAALDQRWDRTPSPSRPAIVPDQT
- a CDS encoding glycosyltransferase, with translation MTHSAFIHVQHLLGTGHAVRAAAIGKALAARGVDVTLATGNLLPPTLDTTGLKVVQLPPVKSPDAAFNRLVTPEGDPIDIAWEEMRTAATLDAFAARPYDLLLTETYPFGRRQFEFELSALLEVARGRDRPPLVATSIRDILVRKQELWKEEWMADQAVKFYDRILCHADPDFVQLSDSFPFADKVEHLLRYTGFVGGGKRPVPPDGVGEDEVIISCGGGAVAEGLLMAALEARPLSRRAEDTQWRILVGHDISEDAFQTYRKSTGDGLIVERARRDFPGLLERARLSVSQAGYNTVLDVLIAGVPAVFVPFAQVKETEQTQRANALAAHGRAVVTPEQNLTPERLAAAIDDALALPRSSHQVLLGGAEKSADILLEDLKAHAA
- a CDS encoding polysaccharide deacetylase family protein translates to MSSDFDRFQAELIAHLDWFAERGKKVRFWWRDDDAIEPTEDLDRLLAIANAHDVDVALAVIPKHATEALAERLKDEPHAIVLQHGFQHKNFQRKDLGEKAGELGSRRDPDQLIAELTEGKARLEELFGDSFVPAMVPPWNRIAPEISRRLPGIGLDGLSTFTWHHFPRPGQVQSHVDIIKWKKDRRFIGWNSARLRLDLQLCRRRTNPDEPLGILSHHLAHDEGCYEFLDRFLDIAAHHPGADWPRVKDLFSK
- the nthA gene encoding nitrile hydratase subunit alpha, coding for MSSHDHDHSHDHNHSELSPIELRVRALETLLTEKGYVDPPALDELIETYETKIGPKNGARVVARAWSDPAYRDRLMSDATAAIAEFGFTGRQGEHMVAVENTPDTHNMVVCTLCSCYPWTVLGLPPVWYKSAPYRSRAVRDPSGVLTEFGVRLPEKTGIRVWDSTAEVRYLVIPMQPEGTEGWSEDQLAELVTRDSMIGTGLALSPQALEAAR
- the nthB gene encoding nitrile hydratase subunit beta, which produces MNGAQDLGGQMGFGPIELEENEPNFHGKWEERAFAITLAMGATGSWTLDTSRFARESLPPAIYLGTSYYEIWTRGLEKLCLQAGLFSEDELASGHKIQPPSPVKRVLKAEDVAATLAKGGPVDRPEPTPAAFKIGERIRTKVMHPEGHTRLPRYARGCEGVIEAVHGVHVFPDTNASGRGEQPTWLYGVAFNGQDVWGPDSDPKLSLRLDLWEPYLDRL
- a CDS encoding nitrile hydratase accessory protein — its product is MTACDLVDASPAIPIGEDGPAFSAPWEAKVFAMTLSAYDTGIFTWKDWAQTLGAELAKDTPGAPCKPYYEHWLTAFEKLLAIKGITSLDDLAKLQDAWDKAARATPHGEPIALKS
- a CDS encoding LysR family transcriptional regulator, whose product is MEKWDDLKFVLAVATAGNLSAAARKLGVNHTTVSRRLSALEEGLGTRLFERLPDGLTPTPAGSEAVESARRIEAELYSLDTRITAQDTELEGPLRVTAAQLIFQSGLADTMARFARLHPRIELSMNAANEILSLHRREADVAIRVTDRPDENLFGRLATGQNRTFYASREYLRSHSEAFASSSSAEAIESVSFKWWGKQPPKEVRARFPNAHTTVVCDDMIATQSAVRAGMGIGRMPCFLGDTDPELERVPGFELSRYFDIWVLTHPDLKNVERIRRFVRFAADDFKANSSRFLGVGA